The stretch of DNA TTACCGAAACatagaataataaaaaacaagtGTGTGTGTGGTAATTATAGATTAgatgtgttttttgttgttacCTTGTGAGATGTAGCATCTCTAAAATGATCATCATCTGAGAGAAGCGACGCAATGGCTTTAAGCAGACGGTTCCCTTCACCTTTGGAAGGCACCCTGTAGTTCCTTCTAAGTGTTCCCTTTGTTGTCGGGTGCCATTTGCTCACTAGCTTCCTCTTATCAGCTGCATCCTTTTCTGaaacatatatagatacaaatataaaaagattgTCTCATACTCCTTATTCCTTAACATAACATTTGAAGCTAGATAAAAATCAAGCAATCTCATTCTTGTTCGTACTATGTGTGAAATTGGATTAAAAATTTAGACTTGAACACAAATCCTATAGAGACAGATGAGTCGTCTTAAGTGTTGTTGTAACATAAGCATAACGATGTAgttgaaacagaaacaaaacctgGTTTGTTGCCCTTAATGTGCTGAAGCCATTTTGAAAAACCAAGATCAGCGccatcatcttcaacatcaaCACCACCGCTGTCCAAACCTAAAAGATTAtgcacataaaacaaaaagaaactcaaaacaagGAACCATTGAAAAAGAAGAACCCTTGAGAGTAAGCAAGTAATTGATTAATTGAGGAACCATTAAAAAAGGAAccattaaaaaagaagaaccaTTAAGAGTAAACAAGGAAccattaaaaaagaagaaccattgaaaaagaagaactcaaaactcaaaactcaaaactcaaaactcaaaactcaaaacaaggAACCATTGAGAGTAAGTAAGTAATTGATTAAAAACCACACAAACCAGAAACGATAGGGTTAGACTTGGATCCAGCAAAACCAGCTTTCACGAGAGCGTAGAAGACACAAATTCGACCAGCCCATAAGACAGGGGTCTCAAGCAAGGNAGAAACAAAACCTGGTTTGTTGCCCTTAATGTTCTGAAGCCATTTTGAAAAACCAAGATCAGCGccatcatcttcaacatcaaCACCACCGCTGTCCAAACCTAAAAGATtatgcaaataaaacaaaaagaaactcaaaacaaagAACCATTGAAAAAGAAGAACCCTAGAGAGTAAGTAAAAGTAATTGATTAAAAACCACACAAACCAGAAACGATAGGGTTAGACTTGGATCCAGCAAAACCAGCTTTCACGAGAGCGTAGAAGACACAAATTCGACCAGCCCATAATACAGGGGTCTCAAGCAAGGAAGCACGAGGAGGAGACCCATTTGAGGTTTTCTTCTTCCGATAACGAAAAATTAGATGGCGGGTTAACTTGGTTCCAGGAAAGATGGACTTCTGAAGAAGTGAACAAGACGGGTTGGAGCTGGAGCTGGAGAGAGTAGGGATCGTTGAGTAGTGAGATCTCAAGTAGGAGGACACTGAAGGGACTTGAACCAGTGAGAGTTGCATTGTTTCTTGATCTTGGAGCGGGTGAGTTTGGGAGACTTTTGCTGAATGGAAGTAGATAAGTCGTAACGGCGTCGTTTtgtaggtttttgttttgttttgttttttcttttgtttttaaggtttttttcaatttaaattacaagaaaaataaaatacaagcCCAGCCAGGCCTTTGTGTTGTTTGGGACTAGcacataataataatgaaagtaATTAGCCAAACCTAAATTGAGAAACCAAAATGAACCAAATACATCAATTTTACCGATAGAAAACCTTACACTCGCATTAATGCATGCAACAGTTGAGAACCACAGCTCTGGAGCATTTCAGAAGCTAGTTTAGGGGTTTGACTAGTTTTCTGCAACCAATAAAGTCATGTATATATCCTATCAAGTTTAtcctttatctatatatatctactaTTACTATCTAGTATGATTATCATAGGATATCTTCACACGTAATATTTTATGCCAGTTGATATATGTCGAAACTTAGAACTGATAGGATCTTTTAAACTTTAGACCGCAAATAGGAATGTTGTTAAACCTTGCTTCTCGCCCAAACACAGTTATAACCAGATTCGAAGCTCAATAGGATCAGTATGGTTCCCACAAGCCATTTTGAGAATCTCCTTTATCACTTGgcttatatataactaaaagtctaaaacagaAATGGCTAAGAGAGGTTAAGAACCCCACGGGTGATGGGTTAGCTTATGTATCTCACACATCTTGAAAGTGCAAAGTAAACCCCCAACCCCGAACCATATGTCTTTAGATGTTAATGTGAGGATATAACTCTCTGATTACTCACAACGCCGTCGAATCGAATGTTTGAGATACGAAACAGAATGAAAACAAGAAcgagagaaaacaaatgaaaagacaccaCGAGTTTAACGAGTTCACGCCCAAACCGGAACGCTACGTCTCGCCGGAGATATCACTCTTGAATCCAGTATAACATTTTAATCACTCCGATTAGAAGATGTCTcaagcttctctctttctcactctctctctcgatctaaCAAACTTAAGATCGTAACAAACTTCTTCTTACTTCCTGAATGAGATAAGATTAGCCTATAAGCTAGTCAACGGCGAATAAACTTGTCAACCGTCCCACGTGCTTCTCACGGGCTACTCCTTTTTTGCTTAAGAGATCAAAGCCTCTCTTCCACCAAGAGTCTTCTTTATACTTAGCCACACTGAAGACTAAAACCTGAGTCACTTCCTTCAATTCTCCACCTTGACTCTGGTTGCCTCCAAAACAACTACCCTGTTCTAGACTCTGGATTGCACCTCCAATACTTGAGCTTCACCACTCTTAACTTTAGAGTTTAACCACTCTTGTCCTTGAGCTTGACCGCTCCACAACCTCCCTGAACTTCACCGCTCAGTTCTCTTACTAACTCACCTCTTCAATTATCACGAACCCGGAGCATTTGCAAAGCTCCATCAAAATTGTCCACCGGTAAAACCTTAGTAAAGATATCTGCCGGATTACACTCTGTCGCTATCTTCACAAGCTTCACGATACCTTCACTGATGATATCTCGAATAAAGTGTAACCTGATATCAATGTGCTTAGTCCTCTCGTGATGCACCGAATTCTTAGCTAACGCTATAGCACTTTGAGAATCACAATGCACCTCCACTGCACCTAGAGGAAAACCAAGTTCCTCTGCCAAACCCTTCAGCCATATAGCCTCCTTTATAGCTTCTGTCAACGCCATATACTCTGCTTCTGTTGACGAGATAGCAACCACCTTCTGTAACCTCGACTTCCAACTAATCGTGTTGCCACCTGCTGTAAAAACATATCCAGAGATTGATCTCCTGCTGTCTCTATTGTTCGCGTAATCCGAGTCACAATAGCCTCTCAAGAGAAAATCCTCATTCTTCCGATAACAAAGCTTCTTCCCTTTTGTTCCCCTCATATACCTCAGAACCCACTTCGTTGCCTGCCAGTGCTCCTTTAGTGGTCGACTCATAAATCGACTAATAACACCCACTGGATAGGCAAGATCAGGTCGAGTACCTATCATCGAATACATCACACTACCAACAGTATTTGCATAGGGAACAACCTTCATTCTAGCAAACTGATCTTCATACTCCTGATCAGTAGCTGTCCTCAATTAAAAATGTACTCCCATTGGAGTAACTACTGCGTTTGACTGATCCATCTTAAAGGTTCTTAATACCTTCTTGACATACTCCTCTTGTGACAAAGTCAAAGTTCCTGCAGCACGATCTCTAGAAATATCCATTCCCAAGATCTTCTTAGCATCTCCTAAATCCttcatttcaaatttttcacTCAATAGCTTCTTCAATCCACTAACCTGAGCCTTGTCAATCGAAGCAATCAATATGTCATCGACATATAGGAACAGTTAGATGCGTGTATCATTTTCTGACATCTTACAATACACACAACTATCGTAGTCACTCCTTTCAAAACCAATGCTTCTCATAAACTCATCAAATCTAAGATTTCACTGCCTAGGCGATTGCTTCAAGCCATAGAGAGACCTCGTGAGAAAACATACCTTTTCTGGACAGCCTTGATCAACAAATCCTTCAGGCTGTGCCATAACAATCTCTTTATCCAGAAAACCATGCAAGAAAGCTGTCTTCACATCCATTTGTTGCAATTCCATATCAAACTGTGCAACCATCGACAAAATGTATCTAATGGAAACATGCTTGACAACTGGTGAAAAAATCTTTGTGTAATCGATACATTCTCTCTGTGTAAAGCCCTTAGCCACAAGCCTTGCTTTAAACCTCGGAGCCTCAACACCCAGTATTCCTGCTTTTCTGGTGAAAACCCATCTGCACCCTATTACCTTCTTGTCCTCTGGTTTGTCTCCGAGATCCCAAgtatgattcttcttcataGATTTCATCTCCTCTTTCATAGCTTCATTCCAAAACTCCCAATCAGGATCCAAAAGAGCCTCTTGATAAGACTTAGGTTCTGACTTACCACCATATTCTGTATAATAAGCATATCCCACCATATTGGACTCATTGTACTTCTTATTGAACTTGATTACCCTCTTTCCCCTGTCTCTCATTAGCTGGTAATCACTAAGATCTTCTCGATCTTCTTCTGAATCTGACTCTACTCGACTTTCTTGTCGAACCTCTGAATTTTCAGCCTGATCTGTAGCACTAACCATCGGATCCGAACCAAGAGAAGCTCCACCTTGAACATTAACAACTTGTTCCACTCCACCTCGATCAGTATCATCCGACTTATCTTCAACAAACTCAAAATCTGTCTCATATGGAATCACTGTAGTACTATTCTTCAGATCCTTATACATGATCTCTTCCCTGAACATCACATTACGACTGATCACGCATTTTTTCTCCTCCAGAAGCCATACCTTAAAACCCTTAACTCCCTCAGGATAACTCATAAAAATTCCTCTCTTAGCTCTTGGATTGAGCTTACCCTGGTCAGCGTGTACATACACCAAGCAGCCAAATCTCCTTAGCATACTCATATCAGGTATTGCAGAAGTTCACTTCTCTTCCGGCAAAGCAAAGTCAATAGCCGTAGAGGGTGATCTGTTAATCAAATAATCTGCAGTTGCAGCTGCTTCTGCCCATAATTTCTTCTCAAGACAACTCTCACTCAACATGCTTCGCACTTTGTCCATGATAGTCCTATTTAATCGTTCTGCAACACTGTTCTGTTGCAGGGTGTATGCACATGTCTTATGCCTTACAATACCAGCATCTTTGCAATAGTTATCAATTGATGATTGCAATATTCCAAACCATTGTCAGTCCGTAACTTCTTAACCTTCTTATCTGACTGGTTCTCCACCATCGTTATCCATTCAACAAATTTCTCGAAAgcctcatccttcttcttcagaaaaTAAATCCACACTTTCCATGAATAGTCATCAATAAAGGAGATGAAATATTGGCAGTTACCTAGTGACGGTGGATTGTGTGGAGAGCCCCACAAATCTGAATGCACATAACCTAACTTTTCCTTAGTCACATGCTGAGCTGGTGCGAAACTCACCCGATGATTCTTACCAAACACACAACCCTCACAAAACTTCAACTCACTGATAACCTCCTTATTTAAACATCCTTTTTTAACAAGAACCTCCATCCCTTTGTGACTCATATGTCCCAGGCGACTATGCCAAAGTGTAGTTTCATCCTTAGAATTCTCAGAAACATTCGACTCTCCTGTTTCTGTTTTGCCCTGAAGAATATACAACGTTTCTCGTTTCTGACCTTTCAAAATCATTGAACACCCCTTTAAGACTCTCAGAATACCATTCTGTGACTTGAACCAGCATCCCCTGTCTTCAAGAGTTCCCAAAGAAATTAAATTCCTTGACATCGTAGGCATGTATCTAACCTCTGTCAAAACAACCTGTATCCCATCAGAATTTCTTATTTTGACATTCCCTATTCCCTTAACTTGAGAATAAGAATTATTCCCCATTTTCACAAGCCCTGCATCCAACTCCTTGAACTCTTGAAACCAGTCTCTCCTTGGGGTGATGTGAAAAGAGCAACCCGTATCAAGGACCCATTCATCAGAATTGCCCGATACAAGTAAAGATGTATCTTTAGCCATTAAAACCATCGCATGATCTGTACCAGTTCCTGCCTTAGCCAGGCTAACCTCTCCTTTTTCAGAACGAGCAGACTTTCCCTTATTCTTTTCAATCCACTTATAGCATTGTTTCTTGAAATGTCCCTCCTTACCACAAATCCAGCAAACTCCTTTCCCTTCTCTAGACTTAGATTGAGACCTTCCTCTATTCTTAGATCCATTGTTACTAACTCCCGATCTACCTCTAGCAAAATAACCTTCTCCTACAGACTTGCTGTTTTGAGctacttctctttctttgtctcTCGCAGCTACCATAACATCATCCAGCCTAAGTTTCTCTCTTCCGGTACTATACTTCAGCGTCTCAACCAAACTGTCAAACCTAGCTGGAAGAGAACTTAAAAGAATAATAGCCTGGACCTCATCAGAGACTTCAATCTGCAAATGATTCAGATCCGCTACAATCTTTAAGAAATCATCAATGTTCTCATCAATCTTCTTACTGTCCTGCATCTTGAATGTGTAGAAATTAAGTTGCGAGTAAACCCGATGTGGAAGAGATGTAGGTTGGAACATCTTGTCCAACGTGGCCCAAGCCTCCGCCGCAGTATCACATAGCTCAATATTCCTAAGCACCTTATCAGCGACATTGAGAAAGATTACGTTCTTCGCCTTATCGCATCGCTCTAACCTTGCCGCTTCATCTGATTCacgcttctttttcttttctagatcttgttcttcttcctccgagAGTCGAGGAACCGGAGACTTCTCTACAAGCACATCCTTCAATCCGATTACACTCAGATGTGCTCGAATCCTCGTCTTCCATAAAGAGAAGTCGACGGAGCCATCAAAGGCCGCAATAGGAACCCCAGACATCTTCGATTCAAAACCACCGCTCAACAACcgtaagctctgataccaatttgtgaGGATATAACTCTCCGATTACTCACAACGCCGTCGAATCAAATGTTTGAGATACGAAACAGAATGAAAACAAGAAcgagagaaaacaaatgaaaagacaccaCGAATTTAACGAGTTCACGCCCAAACCGGAACGCTACGTCTCGCCGGAGATATCACTTCGGAATCCACTAGAACCTTTTAATCACTCCGATTACAAGATCTCTcaagcttctctctttctcactctctctctcgatctaaCAAACTTAAGATCGTAACAAACTTCTTCTTACTTCCTGAATGAGATAAGATCAGCCTATAAGCTAGTCAACAGCGAATAAACTTGTCAACCGTCCCATGTGCTTCTCACGGGCTACTCCTTTTTTGCTTAAGAGATCAAAGCCTCTCTTTCACCAAGAGTCTTCTTTATACTTAGCCACACTGAAGACTAAAACCTGAGTCACTTCCTTcagttaaaagtaaaagaatgagaagagaagacAAATAAGTAACTGCGGTTCTCTATTCATTGCTGAAAGGAGACACTATCTATTGGAGGATTATAAGTAGAGAATGTGTTGTCGAAGAGTTTTGAAATGGCTGAGAGAGGTCAAGATTTGTGGTTCATTATTCTATGGTTTTAGGCAAAAGAAGGTTTGacatgatttgtttttgcagaAAATACTACGTTACATCATTTTACATGAGTGAAGTCTGAAGTTGGTGTAAAATCGTCAATCATCAAGCAATTCCAGTGATCCGGTAgataattccaaaaaaaaaaattacattttaaaacaaaaataaaattccagtGTTTCGGTAAACAACTGTTTATGTCATTTTCTTAcataaatattagaattttgTCAATGTTTTCAGGCATGGATTTCAATAGTTCAAAGATTTGAAGATGTCAAAGGTTACGATATTGTGGATTGTCTACCATTGTATATAAGacagatatatttatatatatatgttttgatgtaAACGTATTTATCAtttcattaatataatttttatggtCTCATTGtattacattaatttatttataatttgacACATAATTCATCTTAACTAGATTAAGactcgtgctagagcacgggttgaaattcattttatttatattgtaattttttataaaatataatttatgtgattaattttaaaagtttttttggataaaatattatgtaataaaagcatatgctaaatatgataacttgaaaaagacatttattttgtaagttttatattgttaatgattctagataagtactcgtgctataacactggttaaattttatttaatacaaaattttgtatattttctatttaaaaataaaattttaatatattgtattagtttatgtacttGAAGCTATTTCAATAATCTATATtctacctcatgacttgaatgtcattataagacataattttgtgaatttggttttataaaaagcgagttattatattatgagtaatttaatatattgttatattttttttgagttattatattttgtgaatttggtttttaaaatgcGAGTTAttatacttggtttttttaaattctttcatattatagtgacatattattgacattgctataacaaaccaatttagagtgtttatagtttctagctttaatatcaagtttcaatattttaaaaatatttcaaaataatttatttaaagtttattatattgtataaaattataaaattcaaaaaagtatgaaattgaatttaaatattcaaattttcgTTACTcagttaaattttaattcaatagatattattttttaagaattatattaataaaaattgatttttttatagattgaatcatttatatttgtttttaaatattcaaattatggtttatccggaaataaaactattttttaattaatatgataatttatttgtttcacaaaatagactcatatataaaaatgagaggtggagtataataataattaacaaattaatatgttaagttagatatcaaagtattttatttgatgaataatttagtaaagaaaattaatatggtaagttagatgatatcaaatgattatttagaatatttactttaagatttttggaaacaataaatccagactatactaataatataaaacttaatctataacctatttgtatatatagtatacaaaacaatgttgtgtacttccattttattatatagggattATTCCCTTAAAATAATGGCCAATAAAATTATGGATTTTACCTAGCAAACCGACGTAAACATAAAGTTAAACCTAACAttactttaaaaacaaaagaaaaaaccgaAGCAAGTTTGTGACGTTAAATTAGCGTCAATTTTAAAACCGAAGTAAACAATGTTAGCATGGCCCCTTGATACGTCAGTTACAAAACTGACGTTATAATATTTAAGTCAGATTTAAACTGACGTTAAGCTTCATAAAAACCGAGTTAACAAGTTAACAAAAACCaagttaacaaaacaaaatatctaaatatttactccaaaaaaagtatgaaaagtTTCTcagtctttttatttgttttaagtctCTGCGTGTTCAACAATGTATCCGGCGCTGGAATCAGGATCGCGAACGAGcttaaattcaacaaaaatctTTGGATGAGATGTTATTCTAAAGATGATGTTATTGGTCCAAAAATAATACCAATGGGACaagattattcattttattttggcaCTAACTTTTTTCGTACAACGCGTTTTATGTGTACTTTGAAACAAGGTCCTAACTACAAACACTATCAGAGTTTTACAGCATTCAAACTTTTCAGTAATTTAGATACCGGAGGCCTATGGGATTGGAGAGCTAGAGAAGATGGAGTTTATTTAGTGAAAGAACATTAATATTTTGTTCAGAATCCAGTTAATCTGCATAAAGAGTATGAttggataaattaaaaaaattaacaaaataacttacaaaaaaaattgtattacgtttttaaacaaaaaaaaatatatatataaaagtatctTGATATCGAAAATCGAGTATTCTATCAActagttaaaaatcaaataaataaaaaactgaaatttaccGAGACTCACTCAAACAAGAATTGAAAAGTCTTGGAATGTATATACTCGATGAAAGGGTGTGAGAGTTTGCTACTTATGAATTAGTGATATAAATAAAGTTTGTTCATCATAGTTTCATATGCTAATTTGGAGCTATGGAGGGATTTAGATTTCTGGAGAGATAGCTAGAAAGTAACTCTTATCTTGTAATACGTTTTGGTGCCTTTGTGATCCAAGTCGAGCAATGACAAGCCAACAAAAAGATATAAGCCCAACATAGTCAGTGAATTAGATTGAGAAAAGGGTATTGAGATGTCTAGTTGCACCCACATAGCTCAATGATGTATCACACTAATTTTGTAAGAATATCTTTGATATCTTATAGCTCAACCCTACATCAAATACTGTGTTATCCAACCAGCTTTCATGACTCTAAAGCTCGAAGACCTGTTTCTTAGCTTATTGTTAagtcaaattaaatttttccaTTTAATTATCCTAATAGACACTGCTCATGAACAGCCAACCCGCAACGAAGGCAGAGATAGCCTTGTCCACCAGATTCGTTACAAAAGTCGCAAGTACGTAATGATCTAAAATAACATAATTGTAGTCTTGTAGAGGGTGGTGGTGCCACGGTATATAAAAATGGAACGGGGAAGTTATGTGATCAACTATGCAACCAATGTCCAAAATTGAGTTTACAATCGTAGCAATGATAAAGAAGGCGCTAGATGTTTTTACCGCATAGATGACATTTTGGGCCGGTGTGATCAGGAACCCCGGTCATGAGAAGCTTGAGATTTGTTCATCTTCGTCCCATGAACAAATCCATGAGAAGCTTGAGATTTgttctatatttatttaaactataaaattaaccTCTGTATCTTAAACCAGATCATgagatataaaataattataatctaATTATTAGGAGGGGTGATGTTTGTTCGTGCCTCTTTATAAAGCAATTGTCTGATCTGATTATTCATGGTAAGCCTTTGCTTTCTCACTTCTACCTCGACAAGGTTTTAAGAAAGCTTGTGTagatttaagaaatattttatcatCCAATCCACCCATAGCAAGCCTTTGCCAGATATAATACGCCAAATCACTTCAAAAAATTAATGCTCACTTTGTTTGCCTATTCTATTGATGGCAAGCCCAAAACCTCCTTCACTTTTTGGAGTACATACCTCAGAGACCAAGCCACATGAGAAATTAATTGGAGTTGTAGATGCTCAATGGATTATTTATTCATCAAGGTATTCTTACCAGTTACTTGGTTACCAAGTATGCTATCTACAATCCTTTATTCCATAATTATCTTGGACCgacttttaaattaatttttaaaaattaaggcAAAATTGTATAAGGAATCGATCGAACTCACAAGCATAGGTATCACTAGCATGTTGCTAGGTGGCTCTGCATATACACAAATCTAAAACTTAGAACaaggttttaaaaatatacatattaaaaaccGAAACATGACGAAATTTGACTTGGCATGACATGTTGTCTCcggttaaaaacttaaaactaataTTCTTACATGTACATAATAATTAACTTACATATGTAAGCGTGTGATGGGAATATGGGATCCGAAGCTGGTGAAGGAGTCATATCCATGGATGGAGCGAGAGATTTGTTCATCTTCGTCCCAAGTCCCAACTGATAAAAAACGAAGGCAGTaatgaagaaagaaacgtaGTAATTTATAGGGTATCTTGGCGTTTTAGTACGTTTGTGAAACATAATTAGAATTATGATACATATACTATTTACAATCGAAAAAAGTGGGTGGTGTGAGATAGAGGAGAATAGAGATAGAGAAATAAGTGGGACAGAGCCAGCCACCACCACTGCACACCTCCGGCCACCACCCCTACCCACCTCCGGCCATCCTACCTCCAGCCAGCCACCATCCCATTATCATCACTCCCTCCAAGACAACACTAAACTGGTAATTTTAATTACCTCTATGTTactttcttaaaaattttaaaatagtatgctatatttttctataatttttttcatttggttATACA from Camelina sativa cultivar DH55 chromosome 9, Cs, whole genome shotgun sequence encodes:
- the LOC104710591 gene encoding pumilio homolog 15-like is translated as MKSFSVFLFVLSLCVFNNVSGAGIRIANELKFNKNLWMRCYSKDDVIGPKIIPMGQDYSFYFGTNFFRTTRFMCTLKQGPNYKHYQSFTAFKLFSNLDTGGLWDWRAREDGVYLVKEH
- the LOC104710589 gene encoding uncharacterized protein LOC104710589 isoform X3, translated to MQLSLVQVPSVSSYLRSHYSTIPTLSSSSSNPSCSLLQKSIFPGTKLTRHLIFRYRKKKTSNGSPPRASLLETPVLWAGRICVFYALVKAGFAGSKSNPIVSGLDSGGVDVEDDGADLGFSKWLQHIKGNKPEKDAADKRKLVSKWHPTTKGTLRRNYRVPSKGEGNRLLKAIASLLSDDDHFRDATSHKGCQIRRESAHGQSVCCNNVRALFDELPTPHLVVEITPFPAGPLTENDYLKAEKLERILRSGPNI
- the LOC104710589 gene encoding uncharacterized protein LOC104710589 isoform X2 encodes the protein MQLSLVQVPSVSSYLRSHYSTIPTLSSSSSNPSCSLLQKSIFPGTKLTRHLIFRYRKKKTSNGSPPRASLLETPVLWAGRICVFYALVKAGFAGSKSNPIVSGLDSGGVDVEDDGADLGFSKWLQHIKGNKPEKDAADKRKLVSKWHPTTKGTLRRNYRVPSKGEGNRLLKAIASLLSDDDHFRDATSHKGCQIRRESAHGQSVCCNNVRALFDELPTPHLVVEITPFPAGPLTENDYLKAEKLERILRSGPNI
- the LOC104710589 gene encoding uncharacterized protein LOC104710589 isoform X1 → MQLSLVQVPSVSSYLRSHYSTIPTLSSSSSNPSCSLLQKSIFPGTKLTRHLIFRYRKKKTSNGSPPRASLLETPVLWAGRICVFYALVKAGFAGSKSNPIVSGLDSGGVDVEDDGADLGFSKWLQNIKGNKPEKDAADKRKLVSKWHPTTKGTLRRNYRVPSKGEGNRLLKAIASLLSDDDHFRDATSHKGCQIRRESAHGQSVCCNNVRALFDELPTPHLVVEITPFPAGPLTENDYLKAEKLERILRSGPNI